From the Amblyraja radiata isolate CabotCenter1 chromosome 26, sAmbRad1.1.pri, whole genome shotgun sequence genome, one window contains:
- the cacng4 gene encoding voltage-dependent calcium channel gamma-4 subunit: MGWCDPGVQMLFTMMGAFAAFSLMSIAIGTDYWLHSRAYFCNSTNSTSEENQVKKEKGAMIHSGLWRVCCMEGFQKGNCFRINYFPDDDDYDQEGSEYLLRIVRASSLFPILSAILLLLAGLCVGVGKLYSSKTNIILSAGILFVAAGLSNIIGIIVYISSNTGDPWDKNDDDKKNLYSYGWSFYFGALSFIVAEMSGVLAVSIYIDKNKVARSRSHREYLKTSSSPYARMSNYRYRQRRRSRSGSRSEEPSPAREICAAGNMKMVSTVVPLSEISMYTLSREAGKAPAGAAYLPEHEESFLQVHNCFQKEVKEGFGMNTMNRRTTPV, from the exons ATGGGCTGGTGCGACCCCGGAGTACAGATGCTCTTCACCATGATGGGCGCCTTCGCAGCCTTCAGCCTGATGAGCATCGCCATCGGCACCGACTACTGGCTCCACTCGCGGGCTTATTTCTGCAACAGCACGAACAGCACGAGCGAGGAGAACCAAGTGAAAAAGGAGAAAGGAGCCATGATCCATTCGGGTCTCTGGAGAGTCTGTTGTATGGAAG GTTTTCAAAAAGGAAACTGCTTCAGAATCAATTACTTCCCTGACGATGATGATTATGACCAAGAGGGTTCGGAATACCTTTTAC GGATTGTCCGTGCTTCCAGCTTATTCCCAATCCTGAGTGCCATACTACTGCTCTTGGCAGGACTGTGTGTTGGAGTTGGAAAATTGTACAGCAGTAAAACGAACATTATCCTTAGTGCTGGCATCTTATTTGTAGCAGCAG GACTGAGTAACATTATCGGGATCATTGTGTACATATCGAGCAACACCGGCGACCCCTGGGATAAGAACGACGATGACAAGAAGAACCTGTATTCCTACGGGTGGTCTTTCTATTTCGGGGCTTTGTCCTTCATCGTGGCGGAAATGTCGGGTGTCTTAGCCGTGAGCATCTACATCGACAAGAACAAGGTGGCCAGGAGCAGGTCGCACCGGGAGTATCTGAAGACTTCCTCCTCGCCCTACGCCAGGATGTCGAACTACAGGTACAGGCAGAGGAGGCGATCCAGGTCCGGCTCCCGATCCGAGGAGCCCTCCCCGGCCCGGGAAATCTGCGCCGCTGGCAACATGAAGATGGTGAGCACCGTGGTGCCGCTGAGCGAGATCTCCATGTACACACTTTCCAGGGAAGCCGGCAAAGCGCCGGCTGGAGCCGCCTATCTCCCGGAGCACGAGGAGAGTTTCCTGCAAGTGCACAACTGCTTCCAGAAAGAGGTGAAGGAGGGCTTCGGCATGAACACGATGAACAGGCGAACAACGCCAGTCTGA